The sequence tttttgaaaaataaaaaaaagtacagcaaaaccaaaaactaaaaaccaaaattaaaatctagaaaccaaaaaacaaaaatcaaaaaccaaaagctgaaaactaaaaaccaaaatctaaaaaccaaagctaaaatctaaaaaccaaaaactaaaactagaaactattgaaacaatcatcaccaaAAACTAGCAATGGTGGTCTGTGACACTTAATGGCCAGTATGGTCAAGTGTTgttatttatatacttaaggCCTAACTGGTTcgaacgcagcggttgcggttgtgGTTGCAGGAGTTTAAggatgcgggcggttgcggtttctagcggttttaagaaatttgtacgactggtactgcggttaaaaattggtgcgtttgcgggtgacttatgactggttaactaccaaatgcgataacaatcaaataataaattaacaatatttacatgtaatataattataaaaatatcaaaaatcataaaattataataaatataaaatttatatttagaaagttataattttaatttttgaaaatatattgtaattgcttttattataaaattttataatattaattaaaatataatagatatattttaatattttcataatttcaattttaaattttttattaaatatttttacttttgtatatatattgctttaaaaaaaagaaaaaaaatttaccctcACGCAAACGCTAACTGGAGctatcttttaaatttatgagattcggaaCGGTTTGAAACGGTTTAGAACGatttgagcgattgttgcaaaccgATGACAACTGCTACCAATCGCAAAAACTGCGTTTGCGGATGGTAGCGGGAAAACGAGTCGCCCCCTAATCCTAAGGAATAATACACAAACAAATAATCGTCGATCGAGAAGGATATCAAATATTAATACATTTCACCCAGTGCTGAActatatactaatatatctaCTATGGATAACACTAAATAAATCAAGATTTAattaatcttttaattttaaaacttcgACACTTTATTCCCAAACTAGATCTCTGTTAAGATTTTGCTTGTTTTGTTGATTAAGGTTTATGTTCAGGCTAGCAAGAATcgacaagaaaacaaaatatcttacgTTCCAACATTTATTTAATCTATAAGTATACACGATTGACATAAAATcaacaaaagtaaaaattaaaataatcgAACGTATATGTTGTAAGTTGCAACACAAGGTCATGTCTGTCTCGGTACCTGTCgatgaaaaaatgaaatcaaacaacgaaaaataaaatttattaaaaaagaataatataacTGTGTTAATTAATCAACTGATGACCATATTGGAAAGCCCTAACAAATGGCTGTCTATTTGTTTGACCAAGAATATAATTTCCCAAGAACTCTTTTGCCAATGAACTCAATTAAATACTTATCCTCAAAAAGACGGATTTCATTGGTTCTTGTGTTTATTCGTATAttctttattaaaaatgaaatatatcatgtttttgatttttttttgttaaccaaCAGTTAGAAATATATACGTGTGTTTATAAGAGCTGACATCGATCCGTAAAGCTTTACTTAAATTACAAAACTTCAGTTACGGATATTCATTTATTGCATAAAACCGAAAATCGTCAAAtctatatataagtatttaactatattttatgctgGAATATTTTATGATCTAGCTTAGATACAGACTGAACTGGGTTCTCGACATTATTATCTGCAGAAATTAAGGACTTGACCAGAATAATTAGGTTTCAGCACATTCTATACACatgatttagtaatttaaaGGAAAACAGATTTATCTCGCAATTTATAGAAAAGGATTCACAGACGACCCAAAGGGTCTGAAAATTGTTAATGAATTTATTTATGAGTACTTTTGTTTATATGtctatatattaattagatAGATAAAAGTGAGTTAAACTGAGTTACCAGGAAATAAGATTGGCCATGTTGTAAAGAATGCATCAAGAAACCAAACTCATCAATGGGAAGAGGAAGACCAGAGGAATGCATTAACGCCAAGTCTTCACCGAACATTGCTTTCATGTCTATTGCTCCTTCTGTTACTTCCGTTGGAACTCCGTTTATGAACACCGTCATTaacccttttattttatttttttcaaatttaaaatatataagaatattttttttgagtaTATCTCAAAATACACAAATTAGCCTAACTTAAAATTCGAGCTCTTAATTTGAAACTCACTTAAAAAGTTGTATCTTCCTTATTCACTTTCAAACCTTCTCATTAAAAACAGGAGTCATCCAAATTTCGGTAACTTTTAAGTACTGGTTGATAATCTAAAAAACCAAACTTTGCggtataaaagaaaaatatgaggCATGCAAATTAATGATTCACCTTGTTGATAGTGGAAACTGGAGTTTTGATCAGATGGGTTTGAAATTGTTGCATCATTTGAGCTGTGCTGATGAAGATGGGGATGATCAGATTCATGGCCATACATTGTGAAGAGATTCTCCATGCCATTGTTACTTTCACATCCACCAttcgaggaagaagacgagTGACCGAGAAGAAAGGAAGATACTTGAGATGAAGGATCATTAAAGAAGTAATTAGCTGACGAGTTGCTACAACTTCCAAATCCCAAATTAATCTCGTTGTTTCTGTAAGGATGATGCATGCTCATGGTCGTCATGTGCTGCTGGTCTTCAGCTCCTCTGGAAGTGACGGCTGCGGCAGTAGCGGCTTGAAGCTGCCGCTGTCTCCGGCGAGATCTTGAACGTCGGTTTTGAAACCAGTAGAAGACGTTTGTGTCACCCACTGCACCAAATTGCTCAAGCATTTTTCTTATCCTGACTGTTTCGTCTTTTGGTGGGTTGACAATACCACTGTTGAAAATGGATTCGAGTATCAAGATTTGCTCCGGTTTAGGTGACCAACGGGACCGGGCCGGTGCGGTAGAATTAGAGGGTGCAGAGGGAGAACGGCCCTGCCCGGTAGGGCTTTGTGATGATCCTTCTTGATCCATCGACTGTTAAGAATTTGCTAGATTCTTTCTTTCGTGTTTTTGGATAATGGATGTTAAGAAAAGAAGGAGAGTTTGTGGCGACTTGAGCCTTGAGGGAAgttatgtttaaataatttataggaGAGAGTTTCTCAAtaaatacttttttgttttaatttgaatCATGGTTCTAAAATTAGGTTTATACGacttaaatcaatttaaatcaTTCTAAActatttaaatcaatataaatatgttaaattaaataataatgttaGTACAatccaacaattttttttaaaaaatgttgttttgataattcaattttgataattcatcaaATAATGTGCAACGGCTATTTTATCAAAATTGAATTATCTCAATCAATAATGATCTTAAGATAGCGATGATGATCTTAATTAAGATAGATCGATAATAACTTCAGGGAGAGATTCCCCTGGCTTCTACATACAGTTATACACACGTTTAGCTGAAATTccctttaaatttatttattactttctcCGTTTATTATTATAAGTTGTTTTAGAATTGagcatttcaaaaaaattaaaaaaatcattaattttttacattttctaaataaaatcatcattagttatttatctaaccataaatcaaccaataataaaacataatttttttatgttaataaattttacatagaaaattgaaaacaacatataatttaaaacataattttttttgtaaaacaatttatattaaaaaaatggagtaagtaaattttataattcatgCACGTCAGGGAACACAGAGAAACTACTACTAGGAGTTGTGTAACAATCCTCCCGTGACTTGTTAAGTAAAAGGAAATCTCAAAGCCTGCATAACTTGCGTCTTCTGTACAGCTTTTTTCAGTTTTTCAGGAAAAAAAATTTACGTCACATATTTGTAAGGAGGTAACGATTGTCCAGatcattttatctatttattattattaccgACTGTGACTGACTTGATACAACTGGGTATTACTTGTCTCTTATAACTTCGCCAGCTGTTTGTTCTTTTTCCGCAAAACGGAAATTGATTCTTTACTTAACTGGTACATATATAaacacgtatatatatatatatatattaaccagTTTCGTATTTCAGAACCAGGACATatctaacctatactaaaaggcCTATATACTCAACAAAGAGGCTGTCCACATCAGCAGATTAATTCGAGCCAATCAGATTTTACAAATATGCCATGTCAGCACGACTTTAAAAACTTTCGAAACTTTAGAAAATCGTTTATTTCCAGCCCATTATATTATAGATTCGGTGGGCCATTTATAACCCATCTTTTACGTTTTGTTTAAAGTGGCAAAGACACAAGTGTATTAAACTCCTATTCTGACCCAAATAAGCTTCTAAGAGCACCCCCATTAGTGAACTTATGGGGGGTTCACACacattcccaaaaaaaaaaaatattaaaataaggaATAGTGATGAACCTGTCTCTCTCCACCCCTTCCCCATGAACCTggttcatcactgtagcgcgggccccacggcacgtggcggcccgcgactggtccgaaaaaataattttttttttttttaaaaaaaaaaacaaaaatcaaccaaaaaaaaaaataataaaaaaatgttttgtgaaCCCTTTTCATGGGGTTCACTAATGTGGATGCTCTAAGTCGCCTAATCGTCATCTGCATCTTGCATCTAGGGTTTCTGCACTGTAGCGACTTACCTCGCTCACATACGTATCCATTTCCACTTTCTCCACTAAATTCGTTAACTCTTCATCTTCCTTTGTCTCTACATCTTCCAGTGTTAACTCAGACCATCATTAATGGTGGGTTTCGTAACCGACTCGGAGTTCCTCTTTATATATAGTTCATGTTACAGGCCGGAGATGAATATCTCATATCTACTCGCATCCCCTTTGAACCGGTGCAGATTTCATTTGATCCTCAAGAATTTTTTCATCTGCTGCTAATTTTTCTCAATCAGCCATCCTTCGACAACTTGGTCGGACTTTCTGCTTCTCGGATTGGCGTAACGGTGAATTTGTGGCGCGGCTCCGTATTAACATGTAAGCTtaatatgtatcctccacctcGGGTTACTTTGTGCTCAAAACTTAAAACTGTGTAATTTAGGATCTCAATTTGTCTCacttttgtaattatttgtaATAAAGGAATTGTCAAAAGGGGTATTTCATCTATTGATCCTATTGATGTGATTTGCCAGATTGCAGGGCAAGAGAATTTTATGAGTTCATACCAGTCTGAATGCTTCTTTGATGGTCTCTTGACGTTGATGGTAATAACTCTTGCGTTTGTTTTGtcttaatttatttaaagtaCAAAAATTTATGGTCTACTTTATAATCCATTTTTTGTTGATTGACTGATACAGAGTTGAATCTTCCCTTAGATGAGATGAGGAGAAGGACCCACACTCAGTCACCACTGCCGGGTTATTTGAGAGGGTGATATGGAGGCCCTCGCAAGGACTTCCCGATAAGCGTTTTGGTTTGCAATATGCGGCATGAACCATGGCCCCTGATTGCAGATTTATATAGTTGAATTATCTTTGATTTGCCTCAGCCATGTTCTTTAGGAAGAAATTACCTGTTTTGATACCTTTTAAGCAGCTAAGCAAGAGGTTCTCTTATAATAAGATTTTCAGAAAGTTGATTAATGTCTATATTTCAGTCCATATGTTTATTTAGTGAacgtttattttataataaaaagaatCTAAGAGAAAGATATGAGATGGGTCTTTTCTTCCTGGGTCATCTAGACTATTAGTGCTTTTTAAACGGATGATTTTACAGAAtctcaaaacaaagaagaaaagccGGCAAAATAATGATAGTTTCTGGAAACAAACCGACCGAAATTAGCGCTttgtatttttatctatttatttatatttttggcgtTTATATAAACTGTAGAGATCTTTGTATAGTCGCCGTGactcaaattgttttttttttttaattttctgtcATTGGCTTTATCTGCTTATCCACTTATACTCCTTTGTTTCACGAAAGAAGATTTAGGAGGtcacttatttaaaaaaaaaatttgaaattcatTAAACTCTTTAATGGGGGCATCGGAAACAGTACAGAATTTCGATTACCGGAGAAACAGTCCCTCCTAGGTTACAAGGGCAAAGAGAAGctatacaaacatttaaatagCTCAGTTTCCTCAAAGACATTTAAATAAcctttttactaaattttaaatgcaTGTATAATGTTAACTGTGTGTTCAAAGAAACATTACAACGGCTAAAGACCCGACTAACTACAGGTGTTAATAGAAATAGCTTTACTATGCATGCTATTGCTAATAGAACCAGAGATGATTGCCTTCTATGATGATGCGAACAGATACATCTCTAACATGCCTATGCAAATCTGAAAAGCCAAAAGCACATAAATAAACGAAAGGAATTGTCAACCTATTATTATCTACTACATAAGTAGAATAAatgtgttgacaaaaaaaaaagtaaaataaatgtggctaaaaagtaaaatataaataaaaacaaaaaaaagccgGCCAAATAATGATAGTTCTGGAGACAAACCGACCGAAATTAGCGTTTTGTATTTTTATccatctatttatattttagtcattatCTCAATTCATGAGTTCTTAAACTTGGTTTTATCAGTCGTCACTGCTAAACTATCATCGCCGTAATGTAGATTTGGAGTCCGCACGCTGTCCTCCTCCCAAGGGGCGATTTCTTACTACATCTGCTGCATCTAAAGGCGAAAAGAAACCCGCTCATAGTGACAACAACAATGCACCAGCAGTAAAACTGCCAACGGAAATTGTTGAGATCACAAGTGACCCTCGGACATCGGAAGAAGATAAAGTTGAAATGCCAGCCGATGCGTATGAAAGCACTCAAAAGGGATGATTACTATGAAAGAAGCAACAGTCTCGGAGATAAATAAGGAAGCTCCCAAGAAAGAATGCAGCAGCAGGTTGTTACTGTCAGGTAAAAGAGATATGGTAAAAGAGACATATATTATCCTGATAGTAACTTTACAGTTCATTGTGAATAGCTTGTGTGACTGATAGATATGCTCACATACCCTTAGAAGGATCAAGTTTGATCATGTCCACGTAGACTCCAGATATTTTCATCGAGCATTATGCTCTGCTTTCCTAAGTGATCACGGATTCAAGCAGACACGAAGAAGTCTATAgtcaaatatttatgtttcgTTAGTTAAGAGTAAGACCGAGCTAGGGACGTTTATTTGTGTACTTTTACAAGACAATTCCCTCACCAACAACTTTATATTAATCAAAGCATATTAActgcatatatttatatacaaaacgtttttcTTTACAATTATATACAAACCAAGATTTCAATATATCTTGCACATGCATCAACTCAACGCccaaagaaaaacagaaacacAACCTCTTCACTATCTTCCTACACCAAGCTAACATTCTTCTATCTTATTAAAGCTAACatacaatttaaattttttcatgTTGATTATTCCATAAATGTCCCTAATTTTAATATTGCTCCTAGACTATTATTAGTGGCGTTTTAtcatttaacatatatatacctaatcataatatatgttaaaaagcaattgatttttccaaaaaaaaaatcaaagcaaatataaatatactatcTCAAGTCCTAGAATTACATTATCTGAATGAAACATAATATTAACTAACTAAAATACTGCTTCTATTCTAAAATAAtacatgttttagaaaatatatatctgatgcatcttttattttttttcaatgcaACTTTTAATAGATAGTAAtggtaaattgtaaacttcaaaaaaaaatatttgtatttactaaattttgattggttaaaatTTATGGAAATAGTTGGtcacaaaaaaatttacatatcaTACTAAGATTTCTTATGTTGTATTGATAAGTGTGAAAACCTAAAGCATGtaacattttgaaacagatggggtataaaacatataaaatataaaacaattttaggGCTTAACTTTCACATATACTAATTATCACATCTTATTTATTTCATACATTAGTTAAATTTTGTttgatagttaatttttttctatcttCATTTACAGTGATTATACaattacattttataaattagtcATGCAATTTCTATTTGATTACACAAAAATCTGtaataacaataattaaattaattaccaATAAATAGCAAAACACCAAACAAAAAAGGGGTCAAAATTAAGTTAAATTTATCAATATATACCTAATAAACTTTTCTAAAAACAAACAATACAACAAGTAGCTCATATTGTAattaaacatcaaaacaaaatgtatttatagtgattatccgcgcgtagcgcggaaaaagactctagtaatttttaatagtttttgttaatatttttcaCTTCTCAAACTAAGGCTTCAACTGTTTAGTAACCGCATCACACTAATACAGTTAGtaataacaaaaatctttaaacatttacttatatatttatatattttgatactATTAAGAGCGTACCATTGTGGTTTCGTTATTCCGCAAGTTGTCATAAtgtgtataattatttttagggCCAGATATTTTTACCAAAATTTAGTAATTTTACTGATGTTTGTCCAACTCCAAATCGTGGGTTCGACTATGTGCCgcatgaattttaaactttttcaaaaataagtaaccaaaatatattttatttttgggtcTACAAATATCAAGCACGACTCTGCATTTAGACCCTAAAATAGGCGTAATgcatttattaagaaaatttaaacaaatataatatttaaagttaacTCAAGTGTTACGTGCatcaaacataaataattaccaattctccttttttttaacaccaaTTCTACTTATTGTAAGATTCTCCATGACTCCATGTATAGTTAATATATGTACACAATACGTCATGAAGCATTAGAAACTTTAATGAATCGAGCATTGACGTTGGTATAGAAAAATGTCTTATAGTTAGAATAAAGTATAGTTAGCATAAAGCATTAGAAACTCTAATGAATCGAACATTGATGTTGGTATCGAACATTGATGTGTTAACAAAcatttagtttcaaaaaaaggtattgtcttaaaaaaaaaaagttagcatAAAGTGTACCTAGGGATCCGGCAGAGACTGTACGAGGATTCACAAAAGTGATCCCTTTAAGCCAATCTCTCTGTGGTCCTGAAGACCAAAATCTTGTAAGAGTTTGAGACTTCTTTCTTCTGAAATCTTCCTTATGTGGTCCTGCTCTGTAACAATTAGTTTGCGTACGAACTctctttaatatttatatatacacagaCCTACTTGATATTAATAATACCTACATATATGCGATCAACTAGAACAATTatgtatatacaaaaattgGCCCTTCAAAatgttaagaatttttttttattgtttaatgcatttTAGATGCGTTATACATATGTACCGGTTCCCATATGTACCTAGCATTTTGTTTAACTGCATTTGTTCTATCCATTCCCTTTATACCTGTGACGGCATACGTAGATCATATCATATGGTTTTTTGAAGTTATAGCTTCTAGTATTTTgaagagtttttatttaattactagAAATTGTATATTGtattcttttcttcttggttatatatgataaattaacaagttaatttaacattcattcaaaaagataaataaacatacgcattaaatttttattcaaatacGAAACTTTCCTATAAATTTCATCTTAATGCTATGTAAAAAATTGGTAGAAAATATAACTGGAAATACTATTATAAGCAACATTTTGTTTAAATGATTTGTTTTTAACATGTcgttaagaaaaataaaaaatatttgagtaatcgaatatttttaaggagttaagaaaattatttgaaGGAGTTCTATCACAGTATATTTATCTTGCAAACAAACATAATATTAAAGttgcaaaaaataatattatgtttttccTTTATATATgcaagtaatttaatttatttttcttcttttattgaaGGCTGTTTTCTAGACTTTTCATGCTTTGTGTAGTTCATTACCAGGTTTACGCACCAAATGAAAATTGATTATCCTAGTTTACACTAACTAACAagatgatttatatttttttagtgaaaaacaTTTCAAATCCGATTGGCATCGTTTGCATTTTAAGAAAACGTCAACATAGTTTTCCTTAACAATAAATTGAAACTCTCTTGCTTTGTTCCAAAACACACCAAACGAACGGCGCCACTGTACTTTTTAATCTGGTGTAAGTGCATCTGATGTGTCGCGCACTTGAATGATTAGCAATCACAAGAAGTGCCAAAAGGCTAGATTCTTATTAGCTTTTCATTATATTTGTACTTTAAAATAAAACCTATAAAGTATAAAGATCAAGTTATAGACAGATTCATGCATTTACCACATCCATAGTATTTTATTCTCACAAATAAGTACAAAAATTTAGTACATATCATTTGCGGCTCTCTGGAAATTCTTCAGACGCTTGATACGTATATGAATCTATTAATAGACATCAAAAGTGTTGGACAGTAAATAGGCTCATCAAAACCTATGCTGTCTGAATATTTTATATCACCAGCCCATTTCAAAGCCCATATAATTTATAACTGAATATGTAATATCGGTTTGGTCTGCTTGCATGATATGATCCTAACCGCTCTCAGGGAAATatcttctgtttcttttctttcctcaTATctttgtaatatattatttatattacatattatttatactaATATCTTTTTTgaacaagaaaaagaatatGTAATATCTTAGTAATATACGTAACAATCTTTGTTCTATATTCAggtaacatattatttatacatgaatATGTAATATCTTCTGCATATATCCAGAACCAGTCTTATGAAATTCTAACCCATAAAAGCATGATTAATGGAAGGTTCTTAGGGTGAGGTTTTTAGcagaatataagaaaccgtttcttaacttttaactaaaaaagctaaggaCAGATTCTTAAATTCTGCTAAGAACCTCACCCTAAGAACCTTCTATTAATTATACTTTAAgcaaatttaaaacaattatcCACTTTCTGAGAGTTTGAATCTAGGTTGAGGAGAAGGGAACTTAGTAACTTCAAAACTTTAAccactagattttttttttgtttggcagCCCTTAACCACTcgaccaaaatttttttttgttaatttatggtCAAAATTAATCTTACAATAAAATGGCCAGAAGCTAATGTTTTATTGGCTTGGTCCAAAGACCGGCTCTGATGATATCTTATGTTTCTTAAGTAAATCTATTGGAGGACAAACAAACCAagtatataaaagtttatatataattaatcagGACAAAGATACttgatcaatattttaaaaagactaAATAccacaaaataaatgaataagaATAAGATACATCTTCAATATTCAGACCAACATATAGTTATATTTTTCGAGAAATGAAACTATATATCCAATTcacgaaaaaatatttaagcaaCAAAAATCcaacaaacacacacaaaaatgatttagaaacataaataagacttgaaaatataaaatataattacgtCCACATTTAGTAGTAATTCATCAAGGTCATCAGTTGAATCTCCTGCAGTTTCTCCTAATCTCACCAGCACGACCGGTAAGCACATCAACGGCTCCCATCTTTATCATTGCCCTAACAAACTGACGTTTGAAGAAGGCATTGTTGTTAGCATATCGAGCCACAACACCACGAGTCTGACGGTCTGTTGCGAGCCGCTGGTCAACCTGCATCACTCCTCTCCTTTTACGGAGCTGCTTGAAGAATTGGTTGTCGAACCTTAGTGGAGTCGACTGGTCTAGTGCCGCTGACGCGCTGTTTCTACATGTGTTCCTTAAGCTATATCACAAGAATATAACACATTCAGATTATTATTTCTATgagttaaaataataaatctcgTTTTgaatgtaaaaataattttgcttACGTTTTCGTGGAAAATTCGTTTCTAACTTTGTTAAAAAATGCATTTTAAGAAATCcaaattttggaaatatataacgtaaacattatttttagaagattataacctggaccatgcaaatgccatattttaatataactaaAACTGGGTACCTATTGATGATTTcagaaattataaaattaacattttcaaC is a genomic window of Brassica napus cultivar Da-Ae chromosome A2, Da-Ae, whole genome shotgun sequence containing:
- the LOC106428514 gene encoding WUSCHEL-related homeobox 12-like gives rise to the protein MDQEGSSQSPTGQGRSPSAPSNSTAPARSRWSPKPEQILILESIFNSGIVNPPKDETVRIRKMLEQFGAVGDTNVFYWFQNRRSRSRRRQRQLQAATAAAVTSRGAEDQQHMTTMSMHHPYRNNEINLGFGSCSNSSANYFFNDPSSQVSSFLLGHSSSSSNGGCESNNGMENLFTMYGHESDHPHLHQHSSNDATISNPSDQNSSFHYQQGLMTVFINGVPTEVTEGAIDMKAMFGEDLALMHSSGLPLPIDEFGFLMHSLQHGQSYFLVTQFNSLLSI